From Paenibacillus graminis, a single genomic window includes:
- the pnp gene encoding polyribonucleotide nucleotidyltransferase, with translation MEKRVEMQLGGRRLVLETGRLAKQANAAVMVRYGDTSVLCTVTASSEPKDLDFFPLTVNYEERLYAVGKIPGGFIKREGRPSEKAILSSRLTDRPIRPLFPEGFRNDVQVLNLVMSVDQDCAPDIAAMIGTSAALSISDVPFDGPIGGVAVGRINGEFIINPDVAQQAASDIYVVVAGTKDAIMMVEAEANEVPEDVMLEAIMFGHDEIRKIVAVIQELVAAAGKEKMAVKLHTVNSEVNAEVRAYAQIRLVEAVKIAEKHARQDAIDLINNETVEYFAEKYIETPELLKDVKEVLHDIVKDEVRRLITHDKIRPDGRKLDEIRPIECDTALLPRTHGSGLFTRGQTQILSVCTLGALGDVQILDGIDPAETKRFMHHYNFPPFSVGEARPLRAPGRREIGHGALGERALSKVIPSETEFPYTIRLVSEAIESNGSTSQASICASILAMMDAGVPIKAPVAGVAMGLIKDGEHVSILTDIQGMEDHLGDMDFKVAGTAKGVTAIQMDIKIAGIDRKILQDALQQAKEGRMFILGKMKEAISEPRPSLSKYAPKIIIININPDKIRDVIGAGGKIINKIIEETGVKIDIEQDGRVFIGSSDEAMIQKARGIIEGIVREVQVGEIYVGTVRRIEKFGAFVELIPGKDGLVHISQLSTERVAKVEDVVAIGDTITVKVTEIDQQGRVNLSRKAVLTAEGAAKA, from the coding sequence ATGGAAAAACGTGTAGAAATGCAGCTTGGCGGAAGACGCCTTGTACTGGAAACGGGCCGCCTTGCCAAACAGGCAAATGCTGCAGTCATGGTGCGCTATGGTGACACTTCAGTATTGTGTACGGTTACAGCCTCCAGCGAACCCAAAGATCTGGATTTTTTCCCGCTTACGGTTAACTATGAGGAAAGATTATATGCAGTTGGCAAAATTCCTGGAGGTTTCATCAAACGTGAGGGCAGACCCAGTGAGAAAGCGATTCTGTCCAGCCGTCTGACAGACCGTCCAATTCGCCCGCTGTTTCCGGAAGGATTCCGTAACGATGTGCAGGTACTGAATCTGGTAATGAGCGTGGATCAGGATTGTGCGCCGGATATTGCCGCTATGATTGGTACTTCCGCTGCGCTCAGCATCTCCGATGTGCCGTTTGACGGACCGATCGGTGGTGTGGCAGTAGGCCGTATTAACGGTGAATTCATCATTAATCCGGACGTTGCGCAGCAAGCAGCGAGCGACATTTATGTAGTCGTAGCCGGAACCAAAGACGCCATCATGATGGTGGAAGCTGAAGCCAATGAAGTGCCTGAAGATGTCATGCTGGAAGCTATCATGTTCGGACATGATGAAATCCGCAAGATCGTAGCTGTGATTCAAGAACTTGTTGCCGCTGCCGGCAAAGAAAAGATGGCAGTGAAGCTGCACACGGTAAATAGCGAAGTGAACGCAGAGGTACGCGCTTATGCGCAGATCCGTCTGGTCGAAGCTGTGAAAATTGCCGAGAAACATGCCCGCCAGGATGCCATCGACCTGATCAACAATGAAACGGTGGAGTATTTCGCAGAGAAATACATAGAAACACCGGAGCTTCTGAAGGATGTCAAGGAAGTGCTGCATGATATCGTCAAGGATGAAGTAAGACGTCTGATCACCCATGACAAGATCCGTCCGGATGGACGCAAGCTGGATGAAATCCGGCCCATTGAATGCGATACGGCTTTGCTGCCGCGTACTCATGGTTCCGGACTTTTCACGCGCGGACAGACTCAGATCCTTAGCGTATGTACGCTTGGTGCGCTTGGAGATGTGCAGATCCTGGACGGGATTGATCCGGCCGAGACGAAACGCTTCATGCACCACTACAACTTCCCGCCGTTCAGCGTAGGGGAAGCCCGTCCGCTCAGAGCACCGGGACGGCGCGAGATTGGACACGGAGCCCTTGGGGAGCGTGCATTGTCCAAAGTTATACCTAGTGAAACTGAATTCCCGTACACGATTCGTCTGGTATCAGAAGCTATTGAATCCAACGGCTCTACTTCCCAAGCGAGTATTTGCGCCAGCATCTTGGCCATGATGGATGCGGGTGTGCCGATTAAGGCGCCTGTAGCCGGTGTAGCCATGGGTCTGATCAAAGACGGAGAGCATGTCTCGATCCTGACCGATATTCAGGGGATGGAAGATCATCTTGGCGATATGGACTTCAAGGTGGCAGGTACGGCTAAAGGGGTTACAGCGATTCAGATGGATATCAAGATCGCCGGCATTGACCGCAAGATTCTTCAGGATGCGCTGCAGCAGGCCAAAGAAGGACGGATGTTCATCTTGGGCAAAATGAAGGAAGCTATCTCCGAGCCTAGACCAAGCCTGTCCAAATATGCTCCCAAAATCATTATCATCAACATCAATCCGGACAAAATCCGTGATGTCATCGGCGCAGGTGGCAAGATTATCAATAAAATCATTGAAGAAACCGGCGTGAAGATCGATATCGAGCAGGATGGCCGTGTCTTCATTGGCTCTTCGGACGAAGCGATGATTCAAAAAGCCCGCGGTATTATCGAAGGCATTGTACGTGAAGTACAGGTCGGTGAAATATATGTGGGTACAGTCAGACGCATCGAAAAGTTTGGTGCCTTTGTCGAATTGATTCCAGGCAAAGACGGACTGGTGCATATTTCACAGCTGTCTACTGAACGTGTAGCCAAAGTGGAAGATGTAGTGGCTATCGGTGACACGATTACTGTCAAAGTTACTGAAATCGACCAGCAGGGCCGCGTAAATTTGTCACGCAAAGCAGTGCTCACTGCAGAGGGTGCAGCTAAGGCTTAG
- the rpsO gene encoding 30S ribosomal protein S15, with amino-acid sequence MALTQERKHQLIDEHKTHESDTGSPEVQVAILTENIVNLTDHLRTHKKDHHSRRGLLKMVGQRRKLLAYLKNKDIRRYSALIEKLGLRR; translated from the coding sequence ATGGCATTGACTCAAGAACGTAAACATCAATTGATTGACGAGCACAAAACTCACGAATCCGATACTGGATCTCCTGAGGTGCAAGTTGCTATCCTAACGGAGAACATCGTTAATTTGACTGACCACTTGCGTACGCACAAGAAGGATCACCATTCCCGCCGCGGACTGCTGAAGATGGTTGGACAACGTCGTAAACTGCTGGCGTATTTGAAAAACAAAGACATCAGACGTTACAGCGCCCTGATCGAAAAACTGGGATTGCGTCGCTAA
- a CDS encoding bifunctional riboflavin kinase/FAD synthetase — MRTITLSYPMPPETAAEWAQPQVAALGQFDGLHRGHASVIASAVALARKEGVPAAVMTFHPNPKDVMGKGDYDGYLTPAKDKQEILAGMGVDILYIIEFNEQLSRVSPEDFVSVMLLPLQISTAVVGFDFHFGYLGAGDPDRLRELGNGRMGVLTAPPFLIEGQKVSSSGIRKSLQNGDLTLANTWFGRCYHLRGTVVHGEKRGRTIGFPTANVQLEDRYVVPAKGVYAVRVFYKDEVLHGVMNVGVKPTFHEGVTAPSFEVHLFDFSGDIYGQELKVELVSFIRPERKFDSIHALIAQIGEDANTAKSLLSAES; from the coding sequence GTGAGAACCATAACCTTAAGCTATCCGATGCCGCCGGAGACTGCAGCGGAGTGGGCGCAGCCGCAAGTGGCTGCCCTGGGTCAGTTTGACGGGCTGCACCGCGGACACGCCAGTGTCATAGCATCCGCTGTTGCATTGGCCCGCAAAGAAGGCGTACCGGCTGCAGTCATGACCTTTCATCCGAATCCCAAGGATGTCATGGGCAAAGGAGATTATGACGGATATTTGACCCCGGCGAAGGACAAGCAGGAGATTCTTGCCGGCATGGGTGTCGATATTTTGTATATTATTGAATTTAACGAGCAGTTATCCCGGGTAAGTCCGGAGGACTTTGTGTCTGTGATGCTGCTGCCGCTGCAGATTTCAACTGCCGTGGTTGGCTTTGATTTCCACTTCGGCTATCTGGGCGCAGGTGATCCAGACCGGCTCCGTGAGCTGGGAAATGGGAGGATGGGTGTTCTAACTGCCCCTCCGTTCCTGATTGAAGGACAGAAGGTCAGCAGCTCCGGGATACGCAAGAGTCTCCAGAATGGTGATCTTACCCTGGCGAATACATGGTTCGGGCGCTGTTATCATCTGCGGGGAACGGTAGTTCATGGAGAGAAGCGGGGACGCACTATAGGTTTCCCTACAGCCAATGTGCAGCTTGAAGACCGGTATGTTGTTCCCGCCAAGGGGGTATACGCGGTCAGGGTCTTTTATAAAGATGAAGTTCTGCACGGGGTAATGAACGTTGGTGTGAAGCCAACCTTCCACGAAGGGGTAACAGCGCCCAGCTTTGAGGTGCATCTGTTTGATTTTTCGGGAGATATCTACGGGCAGGAGCTGAAGGTGGAGCTGGTCTCCTTCATCCGTCCTGAACGCAAGTTCGACTCCATTCATGCCTTGATCGCGCAGATTGGCGAGGATGCCAATACCGCCAAAAGCTTGCTGAGTGCAGAATCCTGA
- the truB gene encoding tRNA pseudouridine(55) synthase TruB has protein sequence MSELTGVLAVYKPAGFTSHDVVAKARRILGMKRIGHTGTLDPQVTGVLPLCLGRATRVVEYIQELPKEYVATLRLGISSDTEDLTGTITETVDDVHVTEAEVLAVLNSFQGVISQVPPMYSAVKVDGKRLYELAREGKTVERKSREVEIYEIEMTGMVWNGNHPDVTFRVLCSKGTYIRTLCVDIGRALGLPGVMVKLERTMSAGISASHCLTLEQIAEYKDAGTLDRYLIAADEAISHLPRHTVMDEKKKAALQGQRLSLRHVAPEVKRNGHFRLYDEQGGFLGIYELEETGAIAPVKVFAQA, from the coding sequence ATGAGTGAGCTTACAGGTGTTCTGGCTGTCTATAAGCCTGCCGGATTCACTTCACATGATGTTGTCGCCAAAGCGCGGCGCATTCTCGGCATGAAGCGGATCGGCCACACGGGGACCCTTGATCCCCAGGTGACAGGCGTCTTGCCTCTTTGTCTTGGACGGGCAACGCGTGTTGTAGAATATATCCAGGAACTGCCCAAAGAGTATGTAGCCACGCTGCGGCTCGGGATATCCAGTGATACCGAGGATTTAACAGGTACGATTACGGAAACCGTTGATGATGTGCATGTTACGGAAGCCGAAGTACTTGCAGTGCTGAATTCTTTTCAAGGTGTGATTTCTCAGGTTCCACCCATGTATTCTGCAGTCAAGGTTGACGGGAAGCGCCTCTATGAGCTGGCCCGGGAAGGCAAAACCGTAGAGCGTAAGAGCCGCGAAGTGGAAATCTATGAGATTGAAATGACCGGTATGGTCTGGAACGGCAATCATCCGGATGTTACGTTCCGTGTGCTGTGCTCTAAGGGCACATACATCCGTACCCTATGCGTAGATATTGGCCGGGCGCTTGGACTTCCCGGTGTTATGGTGAAGCTTGAACGGACGATGTCTGCCGGGATATCTGCAAGCCATTGCCTGACCCTGGAACAAATCGCTGAATACAAGGATGCAGGTACCCTGGATAGGTATTTGATTGCGGCGGACGAGGCGATCTCCCATTTGCCCAGGCATACAGTGATGGACGAGAAGAAAAAGGCAGCGCTGCAGGGGCAGCGTCTGTCCCTCCGTCATGTGGCGCCTGAAGTAAAGCGCAATGGGCATTTTCGGCTTTATGATGAGCAGGGGGGGTTCCTGGGGATATATGAACTGGAAGAAACCGGAGCCATCGCGCCTGTGAAGGTATTTGCACAAGCTTGA
- a CDS encoding DHH family phosphoesterase, with amino-acid sequence MQSYEQSLRQTRKFLLEHDDYLVVSHIQPDGDAVSSTLVVGWLLSCLGKKYTMLNEGPIPQRMEYLWHAGEIANLAEGDLPREYSHIICVDCADFQRVGLTKRHFASDALIVNIDHHPTNNGYGYVNLIKPDAAATAEILFDLLKTFEVEWDIDVATALYTGLLTDTGGFRYSNTSPKVMAAVSELLELGVNGPMLAETLLEEMTLGQVKVLNRALSTLQLSPNGDIAWVSITPQDMLDCEAANEDLEGIVNYPRNIRGVEVGILFKVIHERAVKASFRSAGKVDVAALAQVFGGGGHTRAAGARIDATLEEAIPMVLQEVRRHL; translated from the coding sequence ATGCAGAGCTATGAACAAAGTCTCCGGCAGACCCGTAAGTTTCTGCTGGAACACGATGACTATCTTGTAGTGTCGCATATTCAGCCGGACGGAGATGCAGTCAGCTCCACCCTAGTGGTGGGCTGGCTTCTCTCATGTCTGGGCAAAAAATATACTATGCTGAACGAAGGCCCGATCCCGCAGCGGATGGAATACTTATGGCATGCCGGTGAGATTGCCAATCTGGCAGAAGGGGATTTGCCCCGCGAGTACAGCCATATCATTTGCGTTGATTGTGCCGATTTTCAGCGTGTAGGACTGACCAAGCGCCATTTTGCCTCCGATGCCCTCATCGTAAATATTGATCATCATCCTACGAATAACGGTTATGGCTACGTTAATCTTATTAAACCTGATGCTGCTGCAACTGCGGAGATTTTATTCGACCTGCTGAAGACATTTGAGGTGGAATGGGATATTGATGTCGCGACAGCCCTCTATACCGGACTGCTCACGGATACCGGAGGTTTTCGCTACAGCAATACTTCGCCAAAAGTGATGGCTGCGGTTTCTGAGCTGCTTGAACTCGGTGTCAATGGTCCAATGCTTGCGGAAACACTGCTGGAGGAGATGACACTGGGACAGGTCAAGGTGCTGAACCGGGCGCTGAGTACTTTGCAGCTCTCCCCGAATGGCGACATTGCCTGGGTATCCATAACACCTCAGGATATGCTGGATTGCGAAGCCGCAAACGAGGATCTTGAAGGCATCGTGAACTATCCGCGCAATATCCGTGGCGTTGAGGTAGGAATTCTATTCAAGGTTATTCATGAGCGTGCCGTGAAAGCAAGTTTTCGGTCTGCAGGTAAAGTAGATGTTGCTGCTTTGGCGCAAGTGTTTGGCGGAGGCGGACATACCCGGGCTGCGGGTGCGCGGATCGATGCGACACTGGAAGAAGCTATTCCAATGGTGCTTCAGGAGGTCAGACGTCATTTATGA
- the rbfA gene encoding 30S ribosome-binding factor RbfA, which translates to MSKIRAGRVGEQIKKELSQLIQSGLKDPRIGFVTVTGVDVTNDLSQAKVYLSVFGDEEQVTGSLKAIEKANGFLRSELGKAIRLRHTPELIFKIDESVAYGSHIEKLLGELGKNEES; encoded by the coding sequence ATGTCTAAAATCAGAGCCGGACGGGTTGGCGAGCAGATCAAAAAAGAACTCAGCCAGCTTATCCAAAGCGGACTTAAAGACCCGCGCATCGGGTTTGTAACTGTAACCGGCGTAGATGTGACGAACGATCTGTCACAGGCCAAAGTGTACCTGAGTGTTTTTGGGGATGAAGAGCAGGTCACAGGTTCCTTAAAAGCGATTGAGAAAGCCAATGGCTTTCTCCGCTCGGAGCTTGGCAAAGCGATCCGTCTGCGGCATACGCCTGAGCTGATCTTCAAGATTGACGAATCCGTTGCTTACGGAAGCCATATCGAGAAGCTGCTCGGTGAACTTGGCAAGAATGAAGAAAGCTAG
- the infB gene encoding translation initiation factor IF-2, which translates to MTKEDNKDKLRVYEYAKSLNMSSKEIITILKRLNVPVNNHMSVMENGSVSKVEQFFKDIKSNAAAKRDSGTSSRPASAGTVTAEPQSAQNANKNQPEKQVGMNSNQNNNQSTTSPRPQSGQDSRRATSGSAQNSRPQSSTSGNRPQGGSTGSRPQGSSTGGNRPQGSSTGSRPQGSSTGSRPQGSSTGSRPQGSSTGSRPQGSSTGSRPQGQGGGAPRTGDRPQGQGGTRTADSRPQGQGGGDFSRGGDRGPKKNATGGRPNNNSGQKRFEDGKGGNFRGRGGKNNRGRSNQPVREKIDNTPKKIIVRGSMTVGETAKLLHKDASEVIKKLISMGVMATINQELDIDTILLLSGEFGVEVEVKIPVDEDSFETVEENDSEEDLQTRPPVVTIMGHVDHGKTTLLDAIRSTNVTGGEAGGITQHIGAYQVEINHKKITFLDTPGHEAFTAMRARGAQVTDMTIIVVAADDGVMPQTVEAINHAKAAGLPIIVAVNKIDKPGADPDRVKQELTNYELVPEEWGGDTIFVNLSAKQRINLEELLEMILLVAEVNEYKANPDKRARGTVIEAELDKNRGPVARILVQNGTLKVGDAFVAGNCFGRVRAMVNDKGRKIKEAGPSTPVEITGLTEVPQAGDPFMAFEDERKARAIADRRSTTQRQSELNTNTRVTLDDLFKHIKEGEIKDLNVIIKGDVQGSVEALKGSLAKIEVEGVRVKIIHSGAGAITESDITLAAASNAIVIGFNVRPDAQTKAAAEQEKVDVRLHNIIYNVIEEIESAMKGMLDPVYKENIIGHAEVRNVFKISKVGTIAGCMVTSGKITRNAEMRLIRSGIVVFQGKIDTLKRFKDDAKEVAQGYECGITLERYNDVVEGDIIEAFIMETVER; encoded by the coding sequence TTGACTAAAGAAGACAATAAGGATAAGCTGCGCGTGTATGAATACGCGAAATCGCTCAACATGAGCAGTAAAGAAATCATCACAATTCTGAAGCGTTTGAATGTCCCTGTGAATAATCATATGAGTGTCATGGAGAATGGCTCCGTGAGTAAAGTTGAACAGTTCTTCAAGGATATTAAGTCAAATGCTGCAGCCAAACGGGATAGCGGAACCAGCAGCCGTCCGGCATCGGCCGGAACGGTAACCGCTGAACCCCAGAGCGCTCAGAATGCCAACAAAAATCAACCGGAAAAGCAGGTAGGTATGAACAGTAACCAAAACAACAACCAATCGACGACGTCCCCAAGGCCCCAAAGCGGACAAGATTCCCGCAGAGCAACATCAGGTTCAGCACAAAATTCACGTCCGCAAAGCAGCACAAGCGGTAACCGCCCGCAAGGCGGCTCCACCGGCAGCCGTCCGCAAGGCAGCTCCACGGGCGGTAACCGCCCGCAAGGCAGCTCCACCGGCAGCCGCCCGCAGGGCAGCTCCACTGGCAGCCGTCCACAAGGCAGCTCTACCGGCAGCCGTCCACAAGGCAGCTCCACTGGCAGCCGTCCGCAGGGCAGCTCTACGGGCAGCCGCCCGCAAGGCCAAGGCGGCGGTGCGCCGCGTACTGGCGACCGTCCACAGGGTCAAGGTGGAACGCGTACAGCTGACAGCCGTCCACAAGGTCAAGGCGGCGGTGATTTCTCCCGCGGCGGCGACAGAGGACCCAAGAAAAACGCAACCGGCGGCAGACCGAACAACAACAGCGGTCAAAAACGTTTTGAAGACGGCAAAGGCGGTAATTTCCGCGGCCGGGGCGGTAAAAACAACCGTGGCCGAAGCAATCAGCCTGTCCGTGAAAAAATCGACAACACCCCTAAAAAAATCATTGTCCGCGGCAGCATGACTGTCGGTGAAACTGCCAAGCTGCTTCATAAGGATGCTTCTGAAGTCATCAAGAAGCTGATTTCCATGGGGGTTATGGCTACAATTAACCAGGAGCTCGACATTGACACGATTCTGCTGCTCTCCGGTGAATTCGGAGTGGAAGTAGAAGTGAAGATTCCAGTGGATGAAGACAGCTTCGAGACGGTGGAAGAGAACGATTCCGAAGAGGATCTGCAGACTCGTCCTCCGGTCGTAACCATCATGGGCCACGTTGACCATGGTAAAACGACATTGCTGGATGCCATTCGCTCTACGAATGTAACCGGCGGAGAAGCCGGCGGAATTACCCAGCATATCGGTGCTTATCAAGTCGAAATCAACCACAAAAAAATCACGTTCCTCGATACACCGGGCCACGAAGCGTTTACAGCTATGCGTGCCCGTGGTGCCCAGGTAACGGATATGACCATTATCGTAGTCGCTGCCGATGACGGTGTGATGCCGCAGACGGTAGAAGCAATCAACCATGCCAAGGCTGCAGGCCTGCCGATCATTGTTGCTGTCAACAAGATCGACAAACCGGGTGCAGACCCTGACCGCGTGAAGCAGGAGCTTACCAACTATGAGCTGGTGCCGGAAGAGTGGGGCGGAGACACTATCTTCGTCAACCTGTCTGCCAAACAGCGCATCAACCTTGAAGAGCTGCTGGAAATGATTCTGCTCGTTGCTGAAGTGAATGAGTACAAAGCTAACCCTGACAAACGGGCGCGCGGTACCGTCATAGAAGCAGAGCTGGATAAGAACCGTGGACCGGTTGCCCGGATTCTGGTACAGAATGGTACCCTGAAAGTCGGAGACGCCTTTGTAGCAGGGAACTGCTTCGGCCGCGTGCGCGCCATGGTGAATGACAAAGGGCGCAAGATCAAGGAAGCGGGTCCTTCCACTCCAGTGGAAATTACCGGTCTGACTGAAGTTCCGCAAGCCGGCGATCCGTTCATGGCGTTTGAGGATGAGCGTAAGGCCCGTGCGATTGCAGACAGACGTTCCACAACGCAGCGCCAGTCTGAGCTGAATACGAACACCCGGGTAACGCTGGATGATCTGTTCAAGCACATCAAAGAAGGCGAGATCAAAGACCTGAACGTAATCATCAAAGGTGACGTGCAGGGTTCGGTTGAGGCGCTCAAAGGCTCCTTGGCCAAAATTGAAGTTGAAGGCGTGCGTGTGAAGATTATCCATAGTGGTGCGGGTGCGATTACGGAATCCGACATTACTCTGGCGGCAGCTTCCAATGCGATCGTAATTGGCTTCAACGTGCGTCCGGATGCCCAGACCAAAGCCGCAGCAGAGCAGGAAAAAGTGGATGTCCGTCTGCACAACATCATTTACAATGTAATCGAAGAAATTGAAAGTGCTATGAAAGGCATGCTGGATCCCGTCTACAAAGAGAACATTATCGGCCATGCCGAAGTGCGCAACGTCTTCAAAATCAGCAAAGTGGGGACCATTGCAGGTTGTATGGTTACTTCCGGCAAAATTACCCGCAATGCCGAAATGCGCCTGATCCGCAGCGGTATTGTTGTCTTCCAAGGCAAGATCGACACCTTGAAGCGTTTCAAGGATGATGCCAAAGAAGTGGCACAGGGTTATGAATGTGGCATAACTTTGGAACGCTATAATGATGTCGTCGAAGGCGACATTATCGAAGCGTTTATCATGGAGACGGTTGAGCGCTAA
- the rnpM gene encoding RNase P modulator RnpM has product MKQRKVPLRKCVASQEMMPKKELIRVVRTPEGEVLIDLTGKKSGRGAYICGKLECFKLAQKNKALDRALKCQVSPEIYAQLARDFASVEEQFLAAKDSEDNE; this is encoded by the coding sequence ATGAAACAGCGTAAGGTGCCGCTGCGCAAATGCGTTGCCAGCCAAGAGATGATGCCCAAAAAAGAGCTGATTCGCGTGGTGAGAACGCCGGAGGGTGAAGTGCTGATTGACCTGACAGGCAAAAAGTCGGGCCGTGGTGCTTATATATGCGGCAAACTTGAATGTTTTAAGCTGGCACAAAAGAACAAAGCACTTGACCGTGCACTCAAATGTCAAGTGAGTCCTGAAATTTACGCCCAGCTTGCCCGGGATTTTGCATCCGTGGAGGAGCAGTTTCTGGCAGCGAAGGATAGTGAGGACAATGAGTAA
- the nusA gene encoding transcription termination factor NusA — MSMDFIEAMNELEREKGISKDVLFEAIEAALISSYKRNFNAAQNVRVDMNRNTGVIKVFARKLIVEEVLDTRTEISLMSAREINPHFQLEDIAELEVTPRDFGRIAAQTAKQVVTQRIREAERGLIYNAFIDKEDDIVTGLVQRQDMRNIYVDLGKIEAVLPLSELMPGEKFKQSERIKAYITKVENTTKGPQIMLSRSHPGLLKRLFELEVPEIFDGVVEIRSVAREAGFRSKIAVFSRNPEVDPVGSCVGPRGTRVQTIVTELRGEKIDIVRYSDAVQEYVANALSPSKVLEVQVFEAEKMARVIVPDYQLSLAIGIKGQNARLAAKLTGWKIDIKSESQAEQEYGRPRTSNDEMHQDSVSID, encoded by the coding sequence ATGAGTATGGATTTTATCGAAGCTATGAATGAACTGGAAAGAGAGAAGGGCATCAGCAAGGATGTGTTGTTCGAAGCCATTGAAGCTGCGCTGATCTCAAGTTATAAACGCAACTTCAATGCCGCGCAGAATGTGCGTGTCGACATGAACCGCAACACTGGCGTAATCAAGGTGTTCGCCCGCAAGCTGATTGTCGAGGAGGTGCTGGATACCCGCACCGAAATCTCGCTGATGTCCGCACGTGAGATCAACCCTCATTTCCAGCTGGAGGATATCGCCGAGCTTGAAGTAACGCCGCGTGATTTCGGCCGCATTGCCGCCCAGACGGCCAAGCAGGTGGTAACCCAGCGCATTCGTGAAGCGGAGCGCGGACTGATCTATAACGCTTTTATCGACAAGGAAGATGACATTGTTACCGGTCTTGTACAGCGTCAGGATATGCGCAACATCTATGTTGACCTGGGCAAGATCGAAGCGGTTCTGCCGCTTAGCGAACTGATGCCGGGTGAGAAATTCAAGCAAAGCGAACGCATCAAGGCTTATATCACCAAGGTTGAGAACACGACCAAAGGGCCGCAGATCATGCTGTCCCGCAGTCATCCTGGACTCTTGAAACGCCTGTTCGAGCTTGAGGTTCCGGAAATTTTTGACGGTGTCGTCGAAATTCGTTCCGTTGCCCGCGAAGCCGGATTCCGTTCCAAGATTGCCGTCTTTTCGCGCAACCCGGAAGTGGATCCGGTCGGTTCATGCGTAGGCCCTAGAGGCACACGTGTTCAGACTATTGTTACTGAGCTCCGCGGTGAGAAAATTGATATCGTCCGTTATTCCGATGCGGTTCAGGAGTATGTGGCTAACGCGCTTAGTCCGTCCAAGGTGCTTGAGGTTCAGGTCTTTGAAGCGGAGAAAATGGCGCGTGTCATTGTTCCTGACTATCAATTGTCGCTGGCAATCGGCATTAAAGGGCAGAATGCCCGTCTTGCCGCCAAGCTGACCGGCTGGAAAATTGATATCAAGAGCGAAAGCCAGGCAGAGCAGGAATACGGCAGACCAAGAACTTCTAATGATGAAATGCATCAGGATTCCGTCTCCATTGACTAA
- the rimP gene encoding ribosome maturation factor RimP — protein MSTPKSKIKQTVEQMLGPYLEDNGFELVDVEYVKEGSNWFLRIFVDKEGGIDIDDCGAISEYFSQKLDENDPIPEAYFLEVSSPGAERPLKKAADVAKAVGKDVYVTVYEPIQGLKEFEGRLLSFENEELLISAGKKEHVVPYAKVASARLAIIF, from the coding sequence TTGAGCACACCCAAATCCAAAATTAAACAAACGGTAGAGCAGATGCTCGGGCCCTATCTCGAGGACAATGGTTTCGAACTGGTGGACGTTGAATATGTGAAGGAAGGCTCCAACTGGTTTTTGCGCATATTCGTTGATAAAGAAGGCGGCATTGATATTGATGACTGCGGTGCCATCAGCGAATATTTCAGCCAGAAGCTGGATGAGAATGATCCTATACCTGAGGCGTATTTTCTTGAAGTTTCCTCACCTGGTGCTGAACGTCCGCTCAAAAAAGCTGCGGATGTTGCCAAAGCGGTCGGCAAGGACGTCTATGTAACGGTATATGAGCCGATTCAAGGACTCAAGGAATTCGAAGGTCGTTTGCTCTCGTTCGAGAACGAGGAACTGCTCATCTCCGCGGGCAAAAAAGAACATGTTGTACCGTACGCCAAAGTCGCCAGTGCGAGATTGGCCATTATTTTTTAA